Proteins encoded within one genomic window of Streptomyces sp. NBC_01314:
- a CDS encoding DUF4956 domain-containing protein — protein sequence MDQTLLVVADLAAISVLTFAVYFPRHHRRDLIAAFLGVNVGVLAVAMTLSSSSVGIGLGMGLFGVLSIIRLRSNEIAQHEIAYYFSALALGLLAGLPEQVNVLSTLLMALIVATMYVGDHPRLFGRYRQRSLRLDAAYTDEDALRAYLEVLLGGRVVNLSVQSVDLVNDMTLVDVRYVVTGEGPRVREEAGRRIGQGHAQAQGHAQGQGQAHGAAQGQAHGAAQGQAHGQGQAHGQGHGVRA from the coding sequence ATGGACCAGACCCTTCTCGTGGTCGCCGATCTGGCTGCCATCTCCGTGCTGACCTTCGCGGTCTACTTCCCGCGCCACCACCGCCGGGACCTCATCGCCGCCTTCCTTGGCGTCAACGTCGGTGTCCTCGCGGTGGCGATGACGCTCAGCTCCTCGTCGGTCGGCATCGGCCTCGGAATGGGGCTGTTCGGCGTCCTGTCGATCATCCGGCTGCGGTCCAACGAGATCGCCCAGCACGAGATCGCGTACTACTTCTCCGCCCTCGCCCTCGGCCTGCTGGCCGGGCTCCCGGAGCAGGTCAACGTCCTGTCGACCCTCCTCATGGCACTGATCGTCGCCACGATGTACGTCGGCGACCACCCGAGGCTCTTCGGCCGCTACCGGCAGCGCAGCCTGCGCCTCGACGCCGCCTACACCGACGAGGACGCCCTGCGCGCGTACCTCGAAGTACTGCTGGGTGGGCGGGTGGTGAACCTGTCCGTGCAGAGCGTCGACCTGGTCAACGACATGACCCTGGTCGACGTCCGGTACGTCGTCACCGGCGAGGGACCGCGCGTACGCGAGGAGGCCGGACGCCGGATCGGGCAAGGGCACGCGCAGGCGCAGGGACACGCGCAAGGGCAGGGACAGGCGCACGGAGCGGCGCAGGGACAGGCGCACGGAGCGGCGCAGGGGCAGGCTCATGGTCAGGGGCAGGCTCATGGTCAGGGACACGGGGTCCGGGCATGA
- a CDS encoding VTC domain-containing protein, producing the protein MTALDSVAPVVGALRPIGLDELVDRAELLTRLDRKYMLPLTDLPFVVGGLDGGGTSRSSGAETGGVRVLEVDGERQFAYRSVYFDTPDMDGYLGAARRRRRRFKLRIRTYLGSGQHFLEVKTRGPRGTTVKQRIPYDGEPERLGPEARAYADDVLGEAGIDARDLLLAPTLTTLYRRTTLFLPGSGSRVTVDTDLTWALPDGTELRTPERTIVETKAGRAGSGADRLLWSLRHRPCPVSKYGTGLAALRPDLPAHRWLPVLRRHFPTAPALNGSPA; encoded by the coding sequence ATGACGGCGCTGGACTCCGTCGCCCCCGTGGTGGGGGCGCTGCGCCCCATCGGCCTCGACGAACTCGTCGACCGTGCCGAGCTGCTGACCCGCCTGGACCGCAAGTACATGCTGCCCCTCACCGACCTCCCCTTCGTGGTCGGCGGGCTCGACGGTGGGGGCACCTCCCGGTCGAGCGGAGCCGAGACCGGGGGAGTGCGGGTCCTGGAGGTCGACGGCGAGCGGCAGTTCGCGTACCGGTCCGTGTACTTCGACACCCCGGACATGGACGGCTATCTGGGCGCGGCCCGCCGCCGGCGACGCCGTTTCAAGCTGCGGATCCGGACGTATCTGGGGTCCGGGCAGCACTTCCTGGAAGTCAAGACGCGCGGCCCGCGCGGCACCACCGTCAAGCAGCGCATCCCGTACGACGGGGAGCCGGAGCGGCTGGGCCCCGAGGCGCGCGCGTACGCCGACGACGTCCTCGGTGAGGCGGGCATCGACGCGCGGGACCTCCTTCTGGCGCCCACGCTCACCACCCTCTACCGCCGCACCACCCTGTTCCTGCCGGGCAGCGGCAGCCGGGTCACCGTCGACACCGACCTGACCTGGGCGCTGCCCGACGGCACCGAACTGCGCACCCCCGAGCGGACCATCGTCGAGACCAAGGCCGGGCGCGCGGGCTCCGGCGCCGACCGGCTGCTGTGGTCGCTCAGGCACCGGCCCTGCCCGGTCTCCAAGTACGGCACCGGGCTCGCCGCGCTCCGGCCCGACCTGCCCGCCCATCGTTGGCTGCCCGTTCTGCGGCGCCACTTCCCCACCGCACCGGCACTGAACGGGAGTCCCGCATGA
- a CDS encoding S8 family serine peptidase has product MTNHHLRPRAAVTLLAPLLAGALTLTAVTAPSYANSTEHSGSYGHGQNHDVYTYIVKLADAPVAAYEGGLPRLKRTAPAPGERLDAGSTAVRSYVRHLDARRDEVLDAVPDAKKLYDYDYTFNGFAARLTGRQAAKLAVTPGVLSVTRSTVVQPIAPASPESVAGAAKGTKRADGTEAADGTKRAVGGERTSSYASPAPAPAPAPADKSGTAKAALPDIPRFLGLTGKKGLWAKAGGPERAGEGMIVGVIDPFDPKNPMLAPLPEPRPDADVIAKKWRGTCDEGDDSDPDHKVTCNNKVIGAAWFRAEVPDPQPIDVPSPLDMHSHGTHIGTTIAGNYRTPVTIDGTNITGTLSGLAPAARLAFYKTCWSTGCGGADNTAAIDRAVADGVDVISFSIGGTLTDPTSTEAMFNAAKAGVFVSTAAGNGGPDTVENTAPWITTVAAESHDTYYTSTLTLGDGRAFTNPDLTVGAPATPLVNAVAVGRQDAKQIEYCAPGTLDPDRAKGKIVVCDRGGEGFTYQDRFDELKKSGAVAMVLANTPTSHQDLVVDPQFPMISVGPKDRETIKEYAAGPGAGAEISPTRSGHVRAPVITGFSSSGPDPFSGGDLLKPDIAAPGRMIAAGTVPGGFAGYTGEYGFMDGTSMAAPHIAGLATLLMQLHPDWTPMEVKSALMTTATTTDNEGEPIGRRYGEGTDIAPATPLDHGAGSPRVTRAADPGLVYDSTPTDWTAYLCALGEQPTAADGTDPCAAAPRTDPSDLNYPSLSVGGLLGSQTVTRTVTNVDDVTATYRAKLRTPRGYKADVTPKRLTLKPGASATYRVRFTRTSAPYGESVFGSLTWSDAHSHHRVTSPITLSAARIEAPAEVTVTGGEGSTGPVTLTPGIGWNGKLTTEVTGLYAGEKTTGTLTGTDTSGFWDSPHENEAVVRHRIHVPEGAFTRVAVTAADHVPGSDLDLYAFRTDGERVGESPGFSSDEHADLPPGDYDVYVVQYELPAGTTGQQYTLWSWKVGQGDPDARATVTPATLPVAAGDRPELKVTWPALKATPYLGLVEYGDGSTTLGRTVLAVTP; this is encoded by the coding sequence TTGACGAACCATCACCTACGCCCGAGGGCGGCCGTCACCTTACTGGCACCGCTCCTCGCCGGAGCCCTGACCCTGACCGCGGTCACCGCTCCCTCCTACGCCAACTCCACTGAACACAGTGGCAGTTACGGCCACGGCCAGAACCACGACGTCTACACCTACATCGTCAAGCTCGCCGACGCGCCCGTCGCCGCATACGAGGGCGGGCTGCCCCGACTGAAACGGACGGCACCCGCCCCGGGCGAACGGCTCGACGCCGGCTCCACCGCGGTCCGCAGCTACGTGCGGCATCTGGATGCCCGCCGGGACGAGGTCCTGGACGCCGTCCCTGACGCGAAGAAGCTGTACGACTACGACTACACGTTCAACGGGTTCGCCGCCCGGCTCACCGGTCGGCAGGCCGCGAAGCTGGCCGTCACGCCGGGCGTGCTGTCGGTGACCCGCTCCACGGTCGTGCAGCCGATCGCTCCCGCTTCGCCGGAGTCGGTGGCCGGGGCGGCCAAGGGGACCAAGAGAGCTGACGGGACCGAGGCGGCCGACGGGACCAAGAGGGCCGTCGGCGGTGAGCGCACCTCGTCGTACGCCTCACCCGCACCCGCACCCGCACCCGCACCCGCTGACAAGAGTGGCACTGCCAAGGCGGCCCTCCCCGACATACCCCGGTTCCTCGGCCTCACCGGGAAGAAGGGCCTGTGGGCGAAGGCCGGCGGTCCCGAGCGGGCCGGCGAGGGCATGATCGTCGGGGTGATCGACCCGTTCGATCCGAAGAACCCGATGCTCGCCCCGCTGCCGGAGCCCCGCCCCGACGCGGACGTCATCGCCAAGAAGTGGCGCGGCACCTGCGACGAGGGCGACGACAGCGACCCGGACCACAAGGTCACCTGCAACAACAAGGTGATCGGGGCCGCCTGGTTCCGAGCCGAGGTGCCGGACCCCCAGCCGATCGACGTGCCCTCGCCGCTCGACATGCACAGCCACGGCACCCACATCGGCACCACGATCGCCGGCAACTACCGGACCCCGGTGACGATCGACGGCACGAACATCACCGGCACGCTCAGCGGGCTGGCTCCGGCGGCACGCCTGGCCTTCTACAAGACCTGCTGGAGCACCGGTTGCGGAGGCGCGGACAACACCGCCGCGATCGACCGCGCGGTGGCCGACGGCGTGGACGTCATCAGCTTCTCCATCGGCGGCACGCTGACCGACCCGACCTCCACGGAGGCGATGTTCAACGCGGCGAAGGCAGGGGTGTTCGTCTCAACCGCGGCGGGCAACGGCGGCCCGGACACCGTGGAGAACACGGCTCCCTGGATCACGACGGTCGCGGCGGAGTCCCACGACACCTACTACACCTCGACCCTGACCCTCGGCGACGGCCGCGCCTTCACCAACCCCGACCTTACCGTGGGGGCTCCCGCCACTCCGCTGGTCAACGCCGTCGCGGTCGGCAGGCAGGACGCGAAGCAGATCGAGTACTGCGCGCCGGGCACGCTCGACCCGGACAGGGCGAAAGGGAAGATCGTCGTCTGCGACCGGGGCGGCGAGGGCTTCACCTACCAGGACAGGTTCGACGAGCTGAAGAAGTCCGGCGCGGTCGCGATGGTCCTGGCCAACACGCCGACCAGCCACCAGGACCTCGTCGTGGACCCACAGTTCCCCATGATCTCGGTGGGCCCGAAGGACCGGGAGACGATCAAGGAGTACGCCGCCGGTCCGGGCGCCGGCGCGGAGATCTCGCCGACCAGGAGCGGGCACGTCCGGGCTCCCGTCATCACCGGCTTCTCCTCCTCGGGCCCCGACCCGTTCTCCGGCGGCGACCTGCTCAAACCCGACATCGCCGCACCGGGCAGAATGATCGCGGCGGGCACCGTGCCCGGCGGCTTCGCGGGATACACCGGTGAGTACGGCTTCATGGACGGCACGTCGATGGCGGCCCCGCACATCGCCGGACTCGCCACCCTGCTCATGCAACTGCACCCGGACTGGACCCCGATGGAGGTCAAGTCCGCGCTGATGACCACGGCGACCACGACCGACAACGAGGGCGAGCCGATCGGCCGGCGATACGGTGAGGGCACCGATATCGCTCCCGCCACCCCGCTCGACCACGGAGCGGGCTCGCCCAGGGTGACCCGTGCCGCCGACCCCGGCCTGGTCTACGACTCGACGCCCACCGACTGGACGGCGTACCTCTGCGCCCTCGGCGAGCAGCCCACCGCCGCCGACGGCACCGACCCCTGTGCCGCTGCCCCGAGGACCGACCCCAGCGACCTCAACTACCCGTCCCTCTCCGTCGGTGGCCTCCTCGGCAGCCAGACGGTGACCCGCACGGTCACCAACGTCGACGACGTCACCGCCACCTACCGGGCAAAGCTGCGGACACCGCGCGGCTACAAGGCCGACGTCACACCGAAGCGGCTCACGCTGAAGCCCGGCGCGTCGGCCACGTACCGGGTGAGGTTCACCCGGACATCCGCGCCCTACGGCGAGTCGGTCTTCGGATCCCTCACCTGGAGCGACGCCCACAGCCACCACCGGGTGACCAGCCCCATCACCCTGAGCGCCGCCCGCATCGAGGCTCCCGCGGAGGTCACGGTGACCGGCGGCGAGGGCTCGACCGGCCCCGTCACGCTCACGCCGGGCATCGGCTGGAACGGCAAGCTGACGACCGAGGTCACGGGCCTGTACGCGGGTGAGAAGACCACCGGGACCCTCACCGGCACCGACACCTCCGGCTTCTGGGACAGCCCGCACGAGAACGAGGCCGTGGTGCGGCACCGGATCCATGTCCCCGAGGGCGCCTTCACCCGTGTCGCCGTCACCGCCGCGGACCACGTCCCCGGCAGCGACCTCGACCTCTACGCCTTCCGCACCGACGGCGAACGCGTCGGCGAATCGCCCGGCTTCAGCTCCGACGAACACGCCGACCTGCCGCCCGGCGACTACGACGTCTACGTCGTCCAGTACGAACTGCCGGCCGGCACCACCGGCCAGCAGTACACGCTCTGGAGCTGGAAGGTCGGCCAGGGCGACCCCGACGCCCGCGCCACCGTCACCCCGGCCACCCTGCCGGTGGCCGCGGGAGACCGGCCCGAACTCAAGGTGACCTGGCCCGCTTTGAAGGCCACGCCGTACCTCGGCCTCGTCGAGTACGGCGACGGTTCGACCACCCTCGGGCGCACGGTCCTGGCAGTCACGCCGTAA
- a CDS encoding intradiol ring-cleavage dioxygenase, with protein sequence MTANQQEQQPQEPTETRDVTRRKVVVAGAGAVAAMGLGGAMAADAFAGEQRGESGSGGRAPVPEECYLLTSETMEGPYYIDADKLRRDVTEDREGIPLLLRLKVIDSETCRPIRNAAVDIWHCDAVGVYSGYEDVGNGDGGPAPTGEPPTGPPPSEPPTGPPPSGGPSGPPPGGGHQEPTDDTRYLRGTWRTDRQGFVTFKTVFPGWYTGRCVHIHTKVHVNGEWTEAGYEGGNTCHTGQFFFDEESVLASTVVEPYASNTAERTTLDEDFLYDDSGAQGGLLKLRYDQREITRGVRASLTVGVDPEATNEGTGMPPRPSTSASPSASAS encoded by the coding sequence ATGACAGCGAATCAACAGGAACAGCAGCCCCAAGAGCCGACCGAAACGCGGGACGTGACCCGGCGCAAGGTCGTCGTGGCCGGTGCGGGTGCCGTCGCGGCGATGGGCCTGGGCGGTGCCATGGCGGCTGACGCCTTCGCCGGTGAGCAGAGAGGAGAATCCGGATCCGGCGGCCGCGCTCCCGTCCCGGAGGAGTGCTACCTGCTGACGTCGGAGACCATGGAGGGCCCGTACTACATCGACGCGGACAAGCTCCGCAGGGACGTCACGGAGGACCGTGAGGGCATCCCGCTCCTGCTCCGGCTCAAGGTGATCGACTCCGAGACATGCCGGCCGATCCGCAACGCCGCCGTCGACATCTGGCACTGCGACGCCGTCGGCGTCTACTCCGGCTACGAGGACGTGGGCAACGGCGATGGCGGCCCGGCCCCGACCGGCGAACCCCCGACCGGCCCGCCTCCGAGCGAACCCCCGACCGGCCCGCCTCCGAGCGGGGGCCCGTCCGGCCCGCCTCCGGGCGGCGGCCACCAGGAACCGACGGACGACACCCGCTATCTGCGCGGCACCTGGCGCACGGACCGGCAGGGGTTCGTCACCTTCAAGACCGTCTTCCCGGGCTGGTACACGGGCCGCTGCGTGCATATCCACACGAAGGTCCATGTCAACGGCGAGTGGACGGAGGCGGGCTATGAGGGCGGAAACACCTGCCACACCGGCCAGTTCTTCTTCGACGAGGAGTCCGTTCTCGCCTCCACGGTCGTGGAGCCGTACGCGTCCAACACCGCCGAACGCACGACGCTCGACGAGGACTTTCTCTACGACGACAGCGGCGCCCAGGGCGGCCTTCTGAAGCTCCGCTACGACCAGCGGGAGATCACGAGGGGAGTGCGGGCCTCGCTCACGGTCGGCGTGGACCCGGAAGCGACCAACGAAGGGACGGGGATGCCGCCGCGGCCGAGCACCTCGGCGTCGCCGTCGGCCTCCGCGAGCTAG
- a CDS encoding GPP34 family phosphoprotein: protein MTTSTTPTPADTPASVPVPTTLGEEILLLSLDDSTGEARLPLRTPHAIAAAALLERSLSDDSADALLDPLPDDAGKWIQEHRAKEYESALRGVLDKGLIREEKRRVLLVFRTTRYPEADGTVESALRGRLAQVVLEGAEPDPRTAALISLLHHGDLHTLAFPDADSEESPARRRMTEIAEHHWADPALRRMAATAAATAAALTAATMATTVVVITAVT from the coding sequence ATGACCACGTCGACCACGCCCACTCCAGCCGACACTCCCGCCTCGGTCCCCGTCCCCACGACCCTCGGCGAGGAGATCCTTCTTCTCTCCCTCGACGACTCCACGGGTGAGGCCCGGCTCCCCCTGCGGACGCCCCACGCGATCGCGGCGGCGGCCCTGCTGGAGCGGTCGCTGTCGGACGACTCGGCCGACGCGCTCCTGGACCCACTTCCCGACGACGCCGGGAAGTGGATCCAGGAGCACCGCGCGAAGGAGTACGAGAGCGCTCTGCGGGGCGTGCTGGACAAGGGCCTGATCCGTGAGGAGAAGCGCCGTGTCCTGCTCGTCTTCCGCACCACCCGCTACCCGGAGGCCGACGGCACGGTGGAGTCCGCGCTGCGCGGGCGCCTGGCGCAAGTGGTCCTGGAGGGCGCCGAACCGGACCCCCGCACCGCTGCCCTGATCTCCCTCCTCCACCACGGAGACCTGCACACCCTCGCCTTCCCGGACGCCGACTCCGAGGAGTCCCCGGCCAGGCGGCGGATGACCGAGATCGCCGAACACCACTGGGCCGACCCCGCGCTGCGCCGCATGGCCGCGACCGCGGCGGCCACGGCGGCGGCCCTCACGGCGGCGACGATGGCGACGACCGTGGTCGTGATCACGGCGGTGACCTGA
- a CDS encoding O-methyltransferase, translating to MREFGSCENRVEPPTPALPEGSLLATLAATRPGGRILELGTGVGEGTAWLLGGMNATATLVTVELDDSVQAVARKRFGGDERITFVTGDGGRWLDEFDGVPFDLVFADTWPGKFTHLDAALNLVAPGGAYVVDDLTPVPGRPEGHEAAVTDLLAVLEGRSDFRTTRLAWSSGLLIAVRTSDATGTSA from the coding sequence GTGCGGGAGTTCGGCAGTTGCGAAAATCGAGTTGAGCCCCCCACCCCCGCGCTCCCAGAAGGCAGCCTGCTCGCCACCCTCGCCGCCACCCGCCCCGGCGGCCGGATCCTCGAACTCGGAACCGGCGTCGGCGAAGGCACGGCCTGGCTCCTCGGCGGAATGAACGCGACGGCGACGCTGGTCACCGTCGAACTCGACGACTCCGTACAGGCCGTCGCCCGCAAGCGGTTCGGCGGCGACGAACGGATCACCTTCGTCACCGGGGACGGCGGACGCTGGCTGGACGAGTTCGACGGCGTGCCCTTCGACCTGGTCTTCGCGGACACCTGGCCCGGCAAGTTCACCCACCTCGACGCCGCCCTGAACCTGGTGGCGCCCGGCGGCGCGTACGTGGTCGACGATCTGACGCCCGTCCCCGGCCGGCCCGAGGGTCACGAGGCGGCGGTGACCGACCTGCTCGCGGTTCTGGAGGGGCGCTCGGACTTCCGGACGACCCGGCTGGCCTGGTCGAGCGGCCTGCTGATCGCCGTCCGCACCAGCGACGCCACCGGCACCTCGGCCTGA
- a CDS encoding intradiol ring-cleavage dioxygenase, producing MTGNQTGNEKAQGPKHKRDLTRRKVVVAGAGAVAAVGVGGAVVATASAGTGKKGSAKPLASTSASAGEECYKLTSETTEGPYYIDADKLRKDITEDKEGIPLTLRLKVIDSETCKPIRDAAVDIWHCDALGLYSGYESFSEGGGTAPTDAPSGTPTDVPSGTPTGEPPAGGGGGGGGHEEPTSDTRYLRGTWKTDKQGFVTFETIFPGWYRGRCVHIHTKVHVNGEWTDAGYEGGTTCHTGQLFFDEESVLASAEVEPYSTSTTERTTLDDDTIYDGSGVQGGLLKLKYKKNGIAKGVVGSLTVGVDPEATNTGTGDSA from the coding sequence ATGACGGGAAACCAGACCGGAAACGAGAAGGCCCAGGGGCCGAAGCACAAGCGGGACCTGACGCGCCGCAAGGTCGTCGTGGCGGGCGCGGGTGCCGTGGCCGCCGTGGGTGTGGGCGGAGCGGTCGTCGCGACCGCGAGCGCGGGGACGGGCAAGAAGGGGAGCGCGAAGCCCCTCGCCTCCACCAGCGCGAGCGCCGGCGAGGAGTGCTACAAGCTCACCTCGGAGACCACCGAGGGCCCGTACTACATCGACGCGGACAAGCTCCGCAAGGACATCACCGAGGACAAGGAGGGCATCCCCCTCACCCTTCGCCTGAAGGTGATCGACTCCGAGACCTGCAAGCCGATCCGCGACGCGGCCGTCGACATCTGGCACTGCGACGCGCTGGGCCTCTACTCCGGCTACGAGAGCTTCTCCGAGGGCGGCGGCACCGCCCCCACCGACGCCCCCTCGGGCACGCCCACGGACGTGCCGTCCGGCACCCCGACCGGGGAGCCCCCGGCCGGTGGCGGCGGCGGTGGCGGCGGGCACGAGGAGCCGACCAGCGACACCCGCTATCTGCGGGGCACCTGGAAGACCGACAAGCAGGGCTTCGTCACCTTCGAGACGATCTTCCCGGGCTGGTACCGGGGGCGCTGCGTGCACATCCACACCAAGGTGCACGTCAACGGCGAGTGGACCGACGCCGGTTACGAGGGCGGCACCACCTGCCACACCGGCCAGCTCTTCTTCGACGAGGAGTCCGTCCTCGCGTCCGCCGAGGTCGAGCCGTACTCGACCTCCACGACCGAGCGCACGACCCTCGACGACGACACGATCTACGACGGCAGCGGCGTCCAGGGCGGTCTGCTCAAGCTGAAGTACAAGAAGAACGGCATCGCCAAGGGCGTCGTCGGCTCCCTCACGGTCGGCGTCGACCCGGAGGCCACGAACACCGGCACGGGCGACTCCGCGTAG
- the aspS gene encoding aspartate--tRNA ligase, which yields MHRYRSHSCGELRASDVGTDVRLSGWLHNRRDLGGILFIDLRDHYGITQLVARPGTPAYEALDKISKESTVRVDGKVVSRGAENINPDLPSGEIEVEVGEVELLGAAAPLPFTINAEDGVNEERRLEYRFLDLRRERMHRNIMLRTAVISAIRHKMTALGFNEMATPILSATSPEGARDFVVPSRLNPGKFYALPQAPQQFKQLLMISGFDRYFQIAPCFRDEDARADRSPGEFYQLDVEMSFVEQEDVFQPIEKLMTELFEEFGKGRPVTSPFPRIPFREAMLKYGSDKPDLRAQLELVDITDVFEGSEFKAFAGKHVRALAVPDVSAQPRRFFDQLGEYAIEQGAKGLAWVRVAEDGSLSGPIAKFLTEENVAELTKRLSLAAGHAVFFGAGEFDEVSKIMGAVRVEAAKRAGHFEEGVFRFCWIVDFPMYEKDEETGKIDFSHNPFSMPQGGLEALETQDPLDILGWQYDIVCNGVELSSGAIRNHEPEIMLKAFEIAGYERDTVEEQFAGMLRAFRFGAPPHGGIAPGVDRIVMLLADEPNIRETIAFPLNGNAQDLMMGAPTELEEARLRELHLSVRKPQPK from the coding sequence ATGCATCGGTACAGGTCCCACAGCTGCGGCGAACTCCGCGCCTCTGACGTCGGCACCGACGTCCGGCTGAGCGGCTGGCTGCACAATCGGCGCGACCTGGGCGGCATCCTCTTCATCGATCTCCGCGATCACTACGGCATCACGCAGCTGGTGGCCCGCCCGGGCACCCCGGCGTACGAGGCGCTGGACAAGATCTCCAAGGAGTCGACCGTCCGCGTCGACGGCAAGGTCGTCTCGCGAGGCGCCGAGAACATCAACCCGGACCTGCCCTCCGGCGAGATCGAGGTCGAGGTCGGCGAGGTCGAGCTGCTCGGCGCGGCCGCCCCGCTGCCCTTCACGATCAACGCCGAGGACGGGGTCAACGAGGAGCGGCGCCTGGAGTACCGCTTCCTCGACCTGCGCCGTGAGCGCATGCACCGCAACATCATGCTGCGTACGGCCGTGATCAGCGCCATCCGTCACAAGATGACGGCCCTCGGGTTCAACGAGATGGCCACGCCGATCCTGTCCGCCACCTCCCCGGAGGGTGCCCGCGACTTCGTCGTGCCGTCGCGCCTCAACCCGGGCAAGTTCTACGCCCTCCCCCAGGCCCCGCAGCAGTTCAAGCAGCTGCTGATGATCTCGGGCTTCGACCGGTACTTCCAGATCGCGCCCTGCTTCCGTGACGAGGACGCGCGCGCGGACCGTTCGCCGGGCGAGTTCTACCAGCTCGACGTGGAGATGTCCTTCGTCGAGCAGGAGGACGTGTTCCAGCCCATCGAGAAGCTCATGACCGAGCTGTTCGAGGAGTTCGGCAAGGGCCGGCCCGTCACCTCACCCTTCCCGCGCATCCCGTTCCGCGAGGCGATGCTCAAGTACGGCTCCGACAAGCCGGACCTGCGGGCCCAGCTGGAGCTGGTGGACATCACCGATGTCTTCGAGGGCTCGGAGTTCAAGGCGTTCGCCGGCAAGCACGTCCGCGCGCTCGCCGTGCCGGACGTCTCGGCCCAGCCGCGCAGGTTCTTCGACCAGCTCGGCGAGTACGCGATCGAGCAGGGCGCGAAGGGTTTGGCCTGGGTGCGGGTCGCCGAGGACGGTTCGTTGTCCGGCCCGATCGCCAAGTTCCTCACCGAGGAGAACGTCGCCGAGCTGACCAAGCGCCTGTCGCTGGCCGCCGGCCACGCGGTGTTCTTCGGCGCGGGCGAGTTCGACGAGGTCTCGAAGATCATGGGCGCGGTGCGGGTCGAGGCCGCCAAGCGTGCCGGGCACTTCGAGGAGGGCGTCTTCCGGTTCTGCTGGATCGTCGACTTCCCGATGTACGAGAAGGACGAGGAGACCGGCAAGATCGACTTCTCGCACAACCCCTTCTCCATGCCGCAGGGCGGTCTTGAGGCCCTGGAGACCCAGGACCCGCTGGACATCCTCGGCTGGCAGTACGACATCGTCTGCAACGGCGTCGAGCTGTCCTCCGGCGCGATCCGGAACCACGAGCCCGAGATCATGCTCAAGGCCTTCGAGATCGCGGGCTACGAGCGCGACACCGTCGAGGAGCAGTTCGCGGGCATGCTGCGCGCCTTCCGCTTCGGCGCCCCGCCGCACGGCGGTATCGCGCCGGGTGTCGACCGCATCGTCATGCTCCTCGCGGACGAGCCCAACATCCGCGAGACCATCGCCTTCCCGCTCAACGGCAACGCCCAGGACCTGATGATGGGCGCGCCGACGGAGCTGGAGGAGGCGCGGCTGCGCGAGCTGCACCTGTCGGTGCGGAAGCCGCAGCCGAAGTAG